A DNA window from Maribellus comscasis contains the following coding sequences:
- a CDS encoding glycerophosphodiester phosphodiesterase, which yields MKTQITIIAIFFSLNLLAQNTIIAHRGASYLAPENTVASTNLAWELGADAVEVDIYLTKDNRVMVIHDKDTKRTCSGKKNLTIEDTPSMLLRDLDAGVWKDEKYKGEKIPFLSEIIETVPDGKKLVVEIKCGKEVVPHLERIIEKSGKLRQIVFISFDWDAIADAKEQFPENKCYWLSSSKSAVKRKVADVATTGLDGINLNHSIIDEEMMALAKENNLEVLSWTIDDPKEAQRLTNLGVTGITTNRPKWLKEEMAKL from the coding sequence ATGAAAACACAAATAACAATTATCGCTATCTTTTTTTCTTTGAATTTATTGGCTCAAAATACAATTATTGCCCATAGGGGTGCTTCATACCTGGCTCCTGAAAATACCGTTGCATCAACAAACCTTGCCTGGGAATTGGGAGCCGATGCTGTTGAAGTGGATATTTATCTCACAAAGGATAACCGGGTAATGGTTATTCATGATAAGGACACCAAAAGAACATGCTCAGGGAAAAAGAACCTGACCATTGAGGATACGCCGTCGATGTTGCTGCGCGATTTGGATGCCGGCGTTTGGAAAGATGAAAAATACAAAGGCGAAAAAATTCCTTTTCTTTCTGAGATAATTGAGACGGTGCCTGATGGGAAAAAATTAGTGGTTGAGATAAAATGTGGCAAAGAGGTAGTTCCACATCTTGAACGAATAATAGAGAAATCAGGTAAGCTCCGCCAGATTGTTTTTATAAGTTTTGACTGGGATGCGATTGCTGATGCAAAAGAACAGTTTCCTGAAAATAAATGTTATTGGTTAAGTTCATCAAAATCGGCTGTAAAAAGGAAAGTTGCCGACGTGGCAACCACAGGACTTGATGGAATAAATCTGAATCATTCAATTATCGATGAAGAAATGATGGCGTTGGCAAAAGAAAATAATCTCGAAGTGCTGTCGTGGACAATTGATGACCCGAAAGAAGCACAGAGGCTGACTAATTTGGGTGTGACTGGAATTACTACCAACCGGCCCAAATGGCTAAAGGAAGAGATGGCTAAATTATAA
- the dcp gene encoding peptidyl-dipeptidase Dcp yields MKKLSIVAMGLLVLILASCNETKKKKESMGKTENPFMKVSTLPFQAPDFTKIKNSHFAPALEEGIKQQLAEIEQIADNPEEPTFENTLVALEKSGKLLTRTLNVFEMLSGANTNDTLQDLQEEIAPKLAGLQDAITLNDNLFNRIKTIYQKKNELDLDNESTRLLQYYYDEFTRAGANLPAEAKEKLKKLNEEDALLSAKFTNQLLTGTKAGALVVDSDAELKGLSESQIKQAAKNAANAGKEGKYLISLQNTTQQPLLQSLTDRDTRQKLFEASWTRTEKGDENDTRDVIQRLAEIRAKKADLLGFSNFAAWTLQDQMAKTPQSVESFLGKLIPPATANARKEATDLQVLIDRDKGGFKLQPYDWNMYAEQLRKERYDLDEDQIKPYFELFNVLENGVFYAASRLYGLSFERRTDIPVYNPDMRVYEVKDADDSELALFYCDYFQRDNKSGGAWMSNVVGQSKLLGTKPVVYNVCNYTKPAEGEPALISYDDVTTMFHEFGHALHGIFADQTYPSLSGTNVARDFVELPSQFNEHWALYPDVFQNYAKHYKTGAPMPEELVSKIKKSVTFNQGYALTEILAASELDMEWHTIKAGTDIDSADKFDSEALAKNKLDIPQVPPRYRSSYFLHIWSNGYSAGYYAYLWAEMLDQDAFAWFEENGGLSFKNGQRFRKLILSRGNTEDYNEMYYNFAGREPNINPMLKNRGIAVR; encoded by the coding sequence ATGAAAAAACTATCAATTGTTGCAATGGGGCTGCTCGTTCTGATTTTAGCGTCATGCAACGAAACAAAAAAGAAAAAAGAATCAATGGGAAAGACAGAAAATCCATTTATGAAAGTCAGCACGTTGCCGTTTCAGGCGCCTGATTTTACAAAAATTAAAAACAGTCATTTTGCACCTGCCCTGGAAGAGGGGATTAAACAACAACTGGCAGAAATAGAACAGATTGCCGACAACCCGGAGGAGCCAACTTTTGAAAACACCCTGGTTGCGCTGGAAAAAAGTGGTAAACTTTTGACACGTACATTGAATGTTTTTGAAATGCTTTCCGGAGCCAACACCAATGATACGCTACAGGATTTGCAGGAAGAAATTGCGCCAAAACTAGCAGGATTACAGGATGCCATTACCTTAAATGACAATCTGTTCAATCGCATCAAAACAATTTATCAGAAAAAAAATGAACTGGATCTTGATAACGAATCAACGCGTCTCTTACAATATTATTACGATGAATTTACACGGGCCGGGGCTAACCTTCCGGCAGAAGCCAAGGAAAAATTAAAAAAACTAAACGAAGAAGATGCCCTTCTGAGTGCAAAGTTTACCAATCAGCTTCTTACCGGAACCAAAGCGGGGGCTTTGGTTGTTGATAGCGATGCCGAATTAAAAGGTCTTTCGGAAAGTCAGATAAAACAAGCTGCAAAAAATGCTGCTAATGCAGGAAAAGAAGGAAAATACCTGATTTCACTCCAAAATACAACACAGCAACCTTTATTACAGTCGCTGACGGATCGGGATACCAGACAAAAATTATTTGAAGCTTCGTGGACCCGAACCGAAAAAGGAGATGAAAATGACACACGAGATGTTATTCAACGTCTTGCAGAGATAAGGGCAAAAAAAGCGGACTTACTTGGATTCTCAAACTTCGCAGCATGGACACTTCAGGATCAGATGGCCAAGACTCCGCAATCAGTTGAGTCATTCCTCGGGAAACTTATTCCTCCGGCTACTGCCAATGCCAGAAAAGAAGCAACAGACCTCCAGGTACTTATAGACAGAGACAAAGGCGGTTTTAAACTGCAGCCATACGACTGGAATATGTATGCAGAACAACTTCGTAAAGAGCGTTATGATTTGGATGAAGATCAGATAAAACCTTATTTCGAACTGTTTAATGTTCTGGAAAACGGCGTTTTTTATGCTGCCAGCCGTTTATACGGCTTGAGTTTTGAGCGCAGAACAGATATTCCTGTCTATAATCCTGACATGAGAGTTTACGAAGTTAAAGATGCAGACGACAGTGAGCTTGCACTATTTTACTGCGACTATTTCCAAAGAGACAATAAATCAGGAGGAGCCTGGATGAGTAATGTTGTTGGACAATCAAAACTACTCGGAACCAAACCGGTGGTATATAACGTATGCAATTATACAAAACCGGCAGAAGGAGAGCCGGCTCTTATTAGTTATGATGATGTAACCACTATGTTTCATGAATTTGGACATGCACTTCACGGTATATTTGCTGATCAAACGTATCCAAGTCTTTCGGGAACAAATGTTGCCCGCGACTTTGTAGAATTACCGTCACAATTTAACGAACACTGGGCCCTTTATCCTGATGTGTTTCAAAACTATGCAAAACACTATAAAACCGGAGCGCCCATGCCGGAGGAGCTGGTCAGCAAAATTAAAAAGTCGGTAACTTTTAATCAGGGATACGCTTTAACTGAAATATTAGCAGCCTCTGAACTGGATATGGAATGGCACACCATAAAAGCCGGTACAGATATTGATTCGGCTGACAAATTTGACTCTGAAGCTCTGGCAAAAAACAAACTGGATATTCCACAAGTGCCGCCACGCTATCGTTCTTCATATTTCTTACACATTTGGAGTAACGGTTATTCTGCCGGATATTATGCCTATCTCTGGGCTGAAATGCTTGATCAGGATGCTTTTGCCTGGTTTGAAGAGAATGGCGGACTTAGCTTTAAAAACGGGCAACGTTTCAGAAAACTGATTTTATCAAGAGGAAATACTGAAGATTATAATGAAATGTATTATAATTTTGCGGGGCGGGAACCCAATATCAACCCGATGTTGAAAAACCGTGGCATAGCTGTTCGGTAA
- a CDS encoding class I SAM-dependent methyltransferase translates to MVESGGFYGAFVDPVLVKMRKKVAAHIEPQQKIIDVACGTGAQVFELAKNAEFVMGVDLSSSMIKKAAQTKIKQGFENTGFKVCDATQLVHFKEKEFDVATMSLALHQFSPLLYSSILGEMKRISAKIVIVDYSVPLPKNIAGYGSRWAEFIAGREHHRNFRKFCKNGGLENVLKENGLAIKKSVYFARDTFQLVVALANGKEKDGKTG, encoded by the coding sequence ATGGTTGAATCAGGAGGATTTTACGGCGCTTTTGTCGATCCGGTTTTGGTGAAAATGAGAAAAAAAGTAGCAGCTCATATCGAACCACAACAAAAAATTATTGATGTAGCTTGCGGAACAGGTGCCCAGGTTTTCGAACTGGCTAAAAATGCTGAATTTGTTATGGGAGTAGATCTTTCTTCGTCAATGATAAAAAAAGCTGCTCAAACGAAAATTAAACAAGGATTTGAAAATACTGGTTTTAAAGTTTGCGACGCTACACAATTGGTCCATTTTAAAGAAAAAGAATTTGATGTGGCAACGATGTCGCTGGCTTTACATCAGTTTTCTCCTTTGCTGTATTCATCTATTTTGGGTGAGATGAAACGAATTTCCGCAAAAATTGTAATTGTAGATTATTCGGTTCCGCTACCTAAAAATATTGCGGGTTACGGAAGCCGATGGGCAGAATTTATTGCAGGAAGGGAGCACCACAGGAATTTCAGAAAGTTCTGCAAAAATGGTGGTTTGGAAAACGTTTTGAAAGAAAACGGGTTGGCCATAAAAAAATCAGTTTACTTTGCCCGTGATACTTTTCAATTGGTTGTTGCTTTAGCAAACGGAAAAGAGAAAGATGGAAAAACTGGATAA
- a CDS encoding alpha/beta hydrolase family esterase translates to MKAVNENMLNKNLFFLVFILTSSFDSPAQNNMETVVFELDGYERSYKFYVPEDYSKSKTYPLVFVLHGGAGTANRMLRLTRARFNQLAARDGFIAVYPQGYEKSWNDGARDTFGVARNLNIDDIAYFKKVITDLDSKVNVDHRNIFVCGISNGGFMAQRLAFECSKKIKAIGVVAANLSVVQSQKKYPENPVPAIFINGTEDPLVPYNGGAVTVFRQKRGEIQSVEKTIEIWRDINGCTQTTQKNEFPDIDKNDACTAEKTVYQNQENPAQKVIAIKVTGGGHTWPGTQQYLPKRIVGNTNQDFNACDEIWSFFKSLIN, encoded by the coding sequence GTGAAAGCTGTAAATGAAAATATGCTCAACAAAAATTTATTTTTTCTGGTCTTTATCCTGACAAGCAGCTTCGATTCGCCTGCACAGAACAATATGGAAACTGTTGTTTTTGAATTGGATGGATATGAACGTAGTTACAAATTTTATGTTCCTGAGGATTATTCAAAAAGTAAAACATACCCGTTGGTATTTGTGTTGCACGGGGGTGCCGGCACTGCAAACCGAATGCTTAGACTAACCCGGGCTCGATTTAATCAACTGGCAGCCCGCGATGGTTTTATTGCAGTTTATCCGCAGGGATACGAAAAAAGCTGGAACGACGGAGCCCGGGATACTTTTGGAGTTGCACGGAATTTAAACATTGACGATATTGCTTATTTTAAAAAAGTAATCACGGATTTGGATTCAAAGGTGAATGTTGACCACAGGAATATATTTGTCTGTGGCATTTCCAACGGAGGTTTTATGGCCCAGCGTCTTGCTTTCGAGTGCTCAAAAAAAATAAAAGCAATTGGCGTTGTTGCTGCAAATTTAAGTGTCGTTCAATCGCAAAAAAAGTATCCTGAAAATCCGGTACCGGCAATATTTATAAATGGAACGGAAGATCCGTTGGTTCCATACAACGGTGGCGCTGTTACAGTTTTCAGGCAAAAAAGAGGCGAAATACAAAGTGTGGAGAAAACAATCGAAATTTGGCGGGATATAAACGGTTGTACGCAAACAACTCAAAAAAATGAGTTTCCCGACATCGATAAAAATGATGCGTGTACAGCAGAAAAAACAGTTTATCAAAACCAGGAAAATCCGGCACAAAAAGTTATTGCTATAAAAGTAACAGGTGGGGGGCACACGTGGCCGGGCACCCAACAATATCTTCCCAAAAGAATAGTTGGAAATACCAATCAGGATTTTAATGCTTGCGATGAAATATGGAGCTTTTTTAAATCATTAATAAATTAA
- a CDS encoding ChaN family lipoprotein produces MNRFQILLFVLLFLFSAFKSDKPAYLLYTKEGKTVKYSKMLKELEDADVVLFGELHNSPISHWLELEVTKDLYALKENNLILAAEMFETDNQIILSEYVDSLISTSRFEDEAKLWPNYKTDYKPLVEFARKNKLQFVASNVPRRYASLVNSKGFEGFEELTDEAKAFLPPLPIKYDPELNCYKSMMEMEGMGAHVTPNFPKAQAIKDATMAHSILQFWKPGKQLIHYHGAYHSENFESIYWYLKQVNPNLNIVTIHSVSQADNTKLTEKNTGKADYTICVDEDMTSTR; encoded by the coding sequence ATGAATCGATTTCAAATTCTGCTTTTTGTTTTGCTGTTTCTTTTTTCAGCTTTTAAATCGGATAAACCGGCTTACCTGCTTTATACAAAGGAAGGTAAAACGGTGAAATATTCAAAGATGTTAAAGGAGTTGGAAGATGCTGATGTTGTTTTATTTGGAGAGCTGCATAACAGCCCGATTTCGCATTGGCTGGAGCTGGAAGTAACAAAAGATTTATATGCCTTGAAAGAAAACAATTTAATTCTGGCAGCTGAAATGTTTGAAACAGATAACCAGATAATTTTGAGTGAATATGTGGATAGTTTGATCTCAACAAGCAGATTTGAAGACGAAGCAAAGCTGTGGCCCAATTATAAAACCGATTATAAACCATTGGTTGAGTTTGCGCGGAAAAATAAATTGCAATTTGTTGCTTCCAATGTTCCGCGCCGCTATGCATCTCTGGTAAACTCAAAAGGCTTTGAAGGTTTTGAAGAACTCACAGATGAGGCAAAGGCATTTTTACCACCGCTTCCCATAAAATATGATCCGGAATTAAATTGTTACAAAAGTATGATGGAGATGGAAGGAATGGGAGCCCATGTTACTCCTAATTTCCCTAAAGCGCAAGCCATAAAAGATGCAACAATGGCACATTCAATTTTACAATTCTGGAAACCGGGGAAACAATTGATCCATTACCACGGTGCATACCATTCAGAAAATTTTGAAAGCATTTACTGGTATCTGAAACAGGTCAATCCTAATCTGAATATCGTAACCATCCATTCGGTGTCTCAGGCTGACAATACCAAACTTACAGAAAAAAATACCGGAAAAGCGGATTACACCATTTGTGTTGATGAGGATATGACGAGCACGAGGTAG
- the nadD gene encoding nicotinate (nicotinamide) nucleotide adenylyltransferase, whose protein sequence is MGNIVTDILAPKTNLKLKIGLYFGTYNPIHIGHLAIANYMVEFTEIDQLWFVVSPHNPHKKKTNLLDDYQRLEMVHRAVDEDDRFRVSNIEFTLTKPSYTVDTLAYLNDKHPEYDFKILMGSDNLENFHKWKNYETIIENHGVIVYPRPGFDKTKYNPHPNIQLTNAPLMDISSTFIRSAVRDGKNVRHYLPHKTWEYLEEMNFYK, encoded by the coding sequence ATGGGAAACATTGTAACCGATATCCTCGCTCCAAAAACCAATCTGAAATTAAAAATTGGTTTGTATTTTGGCACTTACAATCCAATTCATATCGGTCATCTCGCTATTGCAAATTACATGGTCGAATTTACCGAAATCGACCAGTTGTGGTTTGTGGTTTCACCGCACAATCCACACAAAAAAAAGACAAACTTGCTGGACGATTATCAAAGGCTTGAAATGGTTCACCGCGCAGTTGACGAAGATGATCGCTTTCGTGTTTCTAATATAGAATTTACCTTGACCAAACCAAGCTACACGGTTGATACACTTGCTTATTTAAACGATAAGCACCCGGAATATGATTTTAAAATTTTGATGGGTTCTGATAATCTGGAAAATTTTCACAAGTGGAAAAATTATGAAACGATAATTGAAAATCACGGCGTTATTGTATACCCGCGCCCCGGTTTTGATAAAACAAAATATAATCCCCACCCCAATATCCAATTAACAAACGCTCCTCTGATGGATATTTCTTCAACTTTTATCCGAAGTGCTGTTCGCGATGGTAAAAATGTGCGACACTATCTTCCGCATAAAACGTGGGAATATCTGGAGGAAATGAATTTTTACAAATAA
- the gmk gene encoding guanylate kinase produces the protein MSIDANEKGKLIIFSAPSGAGKTTIVKHLLTKKLNLEFSISATSREKRHTETHAKDYYFLSEIEFLEKIKNDEFLEWEEVYKGTSYGTLKSEVERIRNQGKNVIFDVDVIGGLNIKRFYGDEALAIFVKPPSVEELKNRLTNRSTETEERIKTRIAKAKYELGFADQFDVIIVNENLEEAFVEAEKIVNIFLES, from the coding sequence ATGAGTATTGACGCTAATGAAAAAGGTAAACTAATTATTTTTTCAGCACCTTCCGGGGCGGGAAAAACAACCATTGTAAAACATCTTCTGACAAAAAAACTCAATCTTGAATTTTCGATTTCGGCAACCAGCCGTGAAAAAAGGCACACAGAAACACATGCAAAAGACTACTATTTTCTTTCAGAAATCGAATTTCTGGAAAAAATAAAAAATGATGAATTTCTGGAATGGGAAGAAGTATATAAAGGAACGAGTTACGGCACATTGAAAAGCGAGGTGGAACGAATTCGAAATCAGGGTAAAAATGTAATTTTTGATGTTGATGTAATTGGCGGACTCAATATAAAGCGATTTTACGGCGATGAAGCACTTGCAATTTTTGTAAAACCACCTTCAGTTGAAGAACTAAAAAATCGCCTTACAAACCGATCTACAGAAACAGAAGAAAGAATTAAAACCAGGATTGCCAAAGCAAAATACGAACTAGGTTTTGCCGACCAATTTGATGTCATTATTGTAAACGAAAATCTAGAGGAAGCTTTTGTGGAAGCAGAAAAAATTGTAAATATTTTTTTAGAGAGCTGA
- a CDS encoding YicC/YloC family endoribonuclease: protein MIKSMTGFGKAEFEVNNKKITIEIKSLNSKQIDINTRTPALYREKDIIIRKMISEKLVRGKVDFNIYVENLGEESNSKINEPILKGYFNHLKQISTELGVETDFHALHTALRLPDVVKTEYETLDEQEWETIRKNIYKALEDIDSFRIQEGAALLSDISGNISSIQSLLAQVEPFEQQRMETIKNRLTDSLESLKLNGNVDENRFEQELIFYLEKLDINEEKVRLANHCSYFKETLEEELSTGKKLGFISQEIGREINTIGSKANEKNIQRIVVQMKDHLERVKEQLLNIL, encoded by the coding sequence ATGATTAAATCTATGACCGGCTTTGGAAAAGCCGAATTCGAGGTAAACAACAAAAAAATTACAATCGAAATAAAGTCGCTGAACAGCAAACAAATAGATATAAATACCCGGACACCGGCACTTTATCGTGAGAAAGACATCATTATCCGCAAAATGATCTCAGAAAAGCTGGTCCGCGGAAAAGTTGATTTTAATATCTATGTGGAAAATTTAGGTGAAGAGTCCAATTCAAAAATAAACGAACCGATTTTAAAAGGATACTTTAATCATCTAAAACAAATCAGTACAGAGTTAGGTGTTGAGACCGATTTCCATGCTCTTCACACCGCCCTGCGTTTACCTGATGTGGTAAAAACCGAATATGAAACGCTGGATGAACAGGAATGGGAAACCATCCGGAAGAATATTTACAAAGCACTGGAAGATATTGACAGTTTCAGAATTCAGGAAGGAGCGGCATTGTTAAGCGATATTTCGGGGAATATCTCCAGCATTCAGAGTCTTTTAGCTCAGGTTGAACCATTTGAACAGCAAAGAATGGAAACGATAAAAAACCGGTTGACAGACAGTCTTGAAAGCTTAAAACTGAACGGAAACGTGGACGAAAACCGGTTTGAACAGGAACTGATTTTTTATCTTGAAAAACTGGATATCAACGAAGAAAAAGTAAGGCTGGCCAACCATTGCAGTTATTTCAAGGAAACATTGGAAGAAGAGTTAAGTACGGGTAAAAAACTGGGATTTATTTCTCAGGAAATTGGCCGGGAAATTAATACGATTGGGTCAAAAGCCAATGAAAAAAATATCCAGCGGATTGTTGTTCAAATGAAAGACCACCTGGAACGTGTTAAAGAACAACTTTTAAATATTTTATAG
- the mnmA gene encoding tRNA 2-thiouridine(34) synthase MnmA produces the protein MKRVVVGLSGGVDSSVAAYILKQQGYDVVALFMVNWHERVGAITSACTWEEDALIAKMVAKKLDIPFHIVDLSKDYKKRVVDYMFAEYQAGRTPNPDVLCNREIKFDTFLEEALKFDADFVATGHYCRKSELKVNGETIHQLLAGKDPNKDQSYFLCQLNQEQLSKAMFPIGHLLKPEVRKIAKEQNLPTAERKDSQGICFVGKVDLPTFLQQQLQPKAGNIIEVPARFMEKKKQVELTEENYRKFCFAYPYKPWNGKVIGEHQGAHFYTIGQRKGLNIGGHKEPLFVIGTDVQRNIIYVGEGQNHPGLFRPGLFVAAKDIHWIRHDLKMNVGEKRKFDIRIRYRQPLEKGSIHIKEEGAYFLFEKEQRGITSGQFAAWYLGEELIGSGVIT, from the coding sequence ATGAAACGCGTAGTAGTAGGTTTGTCAGGTGGAGTTGATTCAAGCGTTGCAGCTTATATCCTAAAGCAGCAGGGCTATGATGTAGTTGCCCTTTTTATGGTAAACTGGCACGAGCGTGTTGGGGCTATAACCAGTGCATGTACCTGGGAAGAAGATGCTTTAATTGCCAAAATGGTAGCCAAAAAACTGGATATCCCTTTTCATATTGTTGATTTAAGCAAAGATTATAAAAAACGCGTAGTAGACTATATGTTTGCGGAGTATCAGGCAGGAAGAACACCCAATCCGGATGTGCTTTGCAACCGCGAAATAAAATTTGATACTTTTCTGGAAGAGGCACTGAAATTTGATGCTGATTTTGTAGCTACCGGGCATTATTGCCGGAAAAGTGAGCTGAAGGTAAATGGAGAAACCATCCACCAGCTTTTGGCAGGCAAAGATCCGAATAAAGACCAAAGTTACTTTCTGTGCCAACTAAATCAGGAACAACTCTCTAAGGCAATGTTCCCGATTGGACACCTGCTAAAACCTGAAGTCCGGAAAATTGCAAAAGAACAAAATCTGCCGACTGCAGAAAGAAAAGATTCTCAGGGAATTTGTTTTGTTGGGAAAGTAGATTTACCCACATTCCTTCAGCAACAATTACAACCCAAAGCAGGAAATATAATTGAAGTTCCTGCCCGTTTTATGGAAAAGAAAAAACAAGTTGAATTAACGGAAGAAAATTACCGGAAATTTTGTTTTGCCTATCCTTATAAACCGTGGAACGGAAAAGTAATCGGCGAGCACCAGGGAGCCCATTTTTATACCATTGGGCAACGTAAAGGGTTGAACATTGGAGGACACAAAGAACCACTTTTTGTTATCGGAACGGATGTACAACGCAATATTATTTATGTAGGCGAAGGGCAAAATCATCCGGGACTCTTTCGCCCCGGATTGTTTGTTGCTGCAAAAGATATACATTGGATTCGCCACGATTTAAAAATGAATGTTGGGGAAAAAAGGAAATTTGACATCCGTATTCGCTACCGGCAACCTCTGGAAAAAGGGTCGATACACATAAAAGAAGAAGGTGCTTATTTTCTTTTTGAAAAAGAACAACGGGGAATTACCTCGGGGCAGTTTGCAGCCTGGTATTTGGGAGAAGAGTTAATCGGGTCAGGAGTAATCACATAA
- a CDS encoding spondin domain-containing protein translates to MKVLRLLMSLALFALVFTQCKKDDFTAGISDPVLKGAKPTGTYTVTVENVSTPYDYFESGVQAIPEGKDSPGPALPGDSYKFSFYAGAQHKLSIATMYGWSNDGFFAFGDMGISLYDEDTPVTGDVTSMLMLWDAGTEENQEPGMDNPHDGANVTDGMIQLMSAVGDGFDYGTVETNLKVTLDYEGNSLFTVTVENLESSKTPVSPIVWVVHFADQNPIFTQREMDYGQGLEDVAETGNPGALSSYLDMHSGYVSPIAPVLWVLHDKKDMPVFTAGAPDYGRGLEILAETGNPGPLYESLTAEGFETGVQATPFGSSENGPIFPGEKYMFSIEGEVGQTLSIATMLGASNDVFFSTGDKGIKLSNGVSEKDITHLVELYDAGTEVNEYPGAKGPEDSEEASIVQLLENVDDGFWWPTAAQVIKVTIKKN, encoded by the coding sequence ATGAAAGTATTACGTTTATTAATGAGTTTAGCACTGTTTGCGCTGGTGTTTACACAGTGTAAAAAAGATGATTTTACAGCGGGTATCTCAGACCCTGTATTAAAAGGAGCAAAACCTACCGGTACTTATACTGTAACCGTTGAGAACGTCTCTACACCCTATGATTATTTTGAATCCGGTGTGCAAGCTATTCCCGAAGGAAAAGATTCTCCGGGGCCTGCGCTTCCGGGTGATTCGTACAAATTTTCTTTTTATGCCGGGGCACAGCATAAATTGTCGATTGCTACCATGTATGGCTGGTCGAACGATGGTTTTTTTGCATTTGGCGACATGGGAATAAGCCTTTACGATGAAGATACTCCGGTAACTGGTGATGTCACATCTATGTTAATGCTTTGGGATGCAGGAACAGAAGAAAATCAGGAGCCGGGGATGGATAACCCACATGATGGTGCAAATGTTACTGATGGCATGATTCAGCTCATGTCAGCGGTTGGTGATGGTTTTGATTACGGAACTGTAGAGACAAACTTAAAGGTTACACTGGACTACGAAGGTAACAGTCTGTTTACGGTTACTGTTGAAAATCTGGAAAGTAGCAAAACTCCGGTTTCACCTATTGTTTGGGTCGTGCATTTTGCGGATCAGAATCCAATTTTCACACAGAGGGAGATGGATTACGGACAAGGACTTGAAGACGTTGCTGAAACCGGGAATCCCGGAGCGTTGAGCTCTTATCTGGACATGCATAGCGGTTATGTTTCACCCATTGCACCGGTTCTTTGGGTATTACACGATAAAAAAGATATGCCTGTATTTACAGCAGGGGCACCTGACTACGGACGGGGGCTTGAAATTCTCGCAGAAACAGGAAACCCCGGGCCCTTGTACGAATCGCTCACTGCAGAGGGATTTGAGACGGGAGTTCAGGCAACGCCATTTGGAAGTTCTGAAAACGGACCAATTTTTCCGGGAGAAAAATACATGTTTTCCATTGAAGGAGAGGTTGGCCAAACCTTGAGTATCGCGACAATGCTGGGTGCGTCAAACGATGTATTCTTTTCTACCGGAGATAAAGGAATTAAACTCTCTAATGGTGTATCTGAAAAAGACATTACGCATTTGGTAGAATTATACGATGCAGGAACTGAAGTGAATGAATACCCGGGAGCAAAGGGACCTGAAGATTCAGAAGAAGCAAGCATTGTTCAGCTTTTAGAGAACGTGGATGATGGATTTTGGTGGCCAACGGCGGCTCAGGTTATCAAAGTGACCATTAAAAAGAATTGA